In Ctenopharyngodon idella isolate HZGC_01 chromosome 20, HZGC01, whole genome shotgun sequence, the following proteins share a genomic window:
- the LOC127502742 gene encoding rho-related GTP-binding protein RhoB, with protein MANIRKKLVVVGDGACGKTCLLIVFSKDEFPEVYVPTVFENYVADIEVDTKRVQLALWDTAGQEDYDRLRPLSYPDTDVILMCFSVDSPDSLENIPEKWVPEVRHFCPNVPIILVANKKDLRSDHNVRSELSRMKQEPVTTEDGHAMAARIGAYDYMECSAKTKEGVREVFETATRASLQRRLRPPPGCLNCCRLM; from the coding sequence ATGGCGAACATTCGTAAAAAGCTGGTGGTGGTTGGGGACGGGGCATGTGGAAAAACTTgtcttttaatcgttttcagcAAAGATGAATTTCCAGAGGTTTACGTGCCCACCGTTTTTGAAAACTACGTCGCGGACATTGAAGTGGACACCAAACGAGTTCAGCTGGCTTTATGGGACACGGCGGGGCAAGAGGACTACGACCGCCTTAGACCCTTGTCCTATCCGGACACTGATGTCATTCTCATGTGCTTCTCTGTGGACAGCCCGGACTCTCTGGAAAACATCCCAGAAAAGTGGGTGCCGGAGGTGAGACATTTCTGTCCTAATGTGCCCATTATTTTGGTGGCGAATAAGAAAGATTTGAGGAGCGATCACAATGTGAGAAGTGAGCTGTCAAGAATGAAACAGGAGCCTGTGACAACTGAGGACGGACACGCCATGGCTGCTCGCATCGGAGCGTATGACTACATGGAATGCTCTGCCAAAACCAAGGAGGGGGTTCGGGAAGTGTTTGAGACCGCTACTCGAGCGTCCTTACAGAGGAGATTAAGACCACCCCCTGGTTGTTTGAACTGTTGCCGACTGATGTAA